In Planctomycetia bacterium, the genomic stretch GTATCCACCCATGCTCCGCGCGGGTCAGCCTCGGCAACCGCCATTTGGGTTTTACGCACCACCATCCAATTGGGGTTCTCGTCATCCGTTTGAAAATCACTCAGACGTCCAATCACCACGTTGATGTCCTGGCGTCCCATGTCCGTGCGCAGTTGCTCAATCAAACCCTTCAAGCTGACTTCATAATCCCCCGACAGATCCGGATTGGTATCTGACTCACCCTGCATCCAGACAAATGTCACGGTCTTAATGTTCTTGCCTTGAATAGCGACATTCACGCTGCCCATGAGGCGGTTGTATAAACCTCCGACCGTTTTCGGCGGATGACCTTCGGGCGATTTCCACGCCTTATACCAGAGGGCAATGGGTTTACCGTTCTGGGCATCCTTGACGACGATCACGTTCTCTTTGCCAAATGCAGCTTCCACCGTGGGCGTGAACGAAATATCTGGATTGAGTTTCTTCATGTTGGACTGGCCGGAGAGGATGAACAGGTGCTTTCCGTCTTCAGCCGCGGTAGCGAAAGCATGGGCATACAACAGCAGACAGGTGGTCAGGAACGTGACGCTTTGTTTCATGGCGTAGAAGTAGCAAGAAGTTTCTTGAGCGTGGCCAGGACTTGGAGACGATGGAAAAATGCTTCCTGGTTTATCACCTTCATTTTTTCGATTCCGTGACGGTCATTTTCTCCAAGTCATAGACCGCCCGGAACGGACCGGCGCCGACGTAGACCTGCGGATCCCCGAATTTCGCTTTCATAAACGGACCGTCGAACACGAGAGCCGGTTCGAGATTCGGCGGTTCGCCGTTGATCAGTGCCCGCTCCAGCGGCTTGGCATTCTGATTGTAAAACCAGGTGATCACCGCGCCACCTTTCGGCTGATATTCGATGCGGGATTTGGCCTGCTCGATTGTGATGGTGCCTTCCAGAACCGTCTTCTGGAACTGCTCGAACGTTCCGTCTCGGTCCGGATAGCCTGCATGGATCAGGATCGGCAGAAACTTGCCGGTCGGCGCCGCTATGCGCTGCTCCTCCTTGATTGTCCAGTGAGGCTTGTAATCAGTATCCCATTTGTAGCCTGTAGCCGCCGCCCCTGCGGCCGGATCAATAAAACGGACGGCGGCATAACCGCTGTCGGCCGCCGCAAAGATCCAGCCCTTGATGTCGACCATCTTGAGGGCGCCGGAGAAAAGCACTTGCATCTCCTCGACTCTCTCCGAGTCCCCAAATTGTTGTAGTATCAACACATTCTCATGCTGGATGTTCCAATACGCTCTGCCGCTGCGCCCGCTGGCCACCTTGCTGGGAATATTCTTTTGCGTGGGAAAAACCCATTGTCCGCTCTGGAACAGCAGGGTGTTCGCACGCTGCTGATCCGACGAGGGATGGTAGGTCAGATTCGGATTCAACAAGGCACAGCCCAGGGAATATCCCGGGGTGCGATACACGTAATTGATCAGCCTTGAATCGCGGGCGTACCCCGGTATCGGCAACTCTTTGCGGATCTCGCCTGGCAACCGGTTATAAATCACATAGGGCTTGACCGTACCCTTGGCCCGGCGCAACACCACAGCAATCGCGGGCGCCTGATAGTCGCTCAGTTCAAAATCGATGCTAAACCTGCCATCTCCCACTCCCTCGCCATACACCAGATTTATGATTCCGGCATGTTTGTTGATGCCGGGCATTCCCGCCCGGCTGCGTCCGCCACCCCGGACACCATTGACGGAGAGCTCTTCCTCTTCGATGAACACCAGATCCAACACCATCTTCGCCACCTGGCGGATTTCCCGATCTGGGGCCAGTGTGCATAAGCGCACAAGGTGTTCATGAGTGATATGGGCATAACCCGAGCCCGGTTCCGCCCACAGCCCCGCCATCACGCGGTCGCGAAGCATGTCGATCAGATGCGGCTTAATGATTGCAAACCACTCTTCAATAGTCTTGCCGTCGATACGCCGATTCGCATACGCCGGATCTTTACGCAGGACGTCGAGCGCGAGGTACATCGGCGGCTTGTAGCGGATTTCATGGTTTTCATTGCCCCACATCTTGCTCCAATCCAACGGCAGCAGTTCATAGGGTTTTCCGTCCTGGTATTTGCTCATGTTTTGCGCAAAAGACCCCTTCGGGCCTTCGGAAGACCCCTCCGGATTCAGCCAATAATTCGCGAAACGCCACATCGTCTCTTTGAGGAGCGCGATGGTTTCGGGTTCCAGGCGATCGGGAAATTTGCCGCCCGGTCCGAAGTAGCAATACCAACCGGTGCTCACATCCGCGTGGGTCTGCTTCTCTCTGGATGCGGTCACGGAGGCCCGGATGAAGGCGTTGGCTTCCGGCAACCACTTCTTCTGTTGTAAGGCCGCCATCCAATTGTCCGGGCCACCGACCTTGGCTGCTTCCGGAGCCATTCGCTTGGCCAGCGCCTCAATCCGCAACGCTTTGGACTTCTCCCAGGTTTCCTCAACCATTCCCTGCAGGTTCTTCGGATCGACGCCTTGATCAAAGACCAGTTGCAGGTCGCCCGTCGCAAGTTCCGGCGGCACGGAAGCGAGTTCGGAAGCATTGCCGATCCCGCCCCCTGTCAGCAGACTCGCCGATGCAATGAATATGGCCAGTACAGACCATGGTTTACTTGTTGTTTTCATATTTAGATCGTTCCTATTGTCATTATTGACTGGATGTTTTTCTCGGTAGCGAAAGGCGTCGGTGGAGTGAAGGTCTCATAGATGACATGGCTTCCGTCAGAGGCTCCGATTGGAGTGATTGAGCAGCAATCGTTCTAGTTGTCTCATTGACGTGCGGTCATTTCGTTTTACTTGTCGAGCAGACTCGGCCGCCCGGCCTCGTATTGGACTTTGATTTCCTGTGAAGTCAGCGATCGTTTCCAGATGGCGACTTCATCCATGCGGCCCTTGAACGCGCGTTTCGGTACATGGTGCCAATCGGTTATCGCCAGCCAGTTCCCCAGGCGGCACTCACCCGGAGCGACGCGGACATCCGCTGGGCAGGCCTGCTCCCCCATCAAATCGCCATTCACATATGTCCGGTGTTTTTTCTCGGCGATCGAGACGACGCCGACGACGTGCTGCCATTTCCCGAATTGAAGCGGATTGCCCATTGCGGCTCGTGCCGAAGGGGGCCTGCCGTTCACATTGGCCCAAACCTGCCCGCGGCGATTGATCTGAAAATGGAGGTCGCCGGAATCAAAACGGTCCGAGTTGAGTAGCGCGTTGTATTCGTAATCGAGTCGGTCGACGTTTACCCAGAATGCGATCGTGAACTCCTCGTACTCGCCGGGAATCGTGAGGCGAACGAAATCGTCGTCGCGATCGAACAGCAGCGCCGACTTGCCCGGCCAGCGGCTTGACGTCCAACGCGCGCCTTCGATTCGACCATCCGAGGCAACGGGATGAGCCGCGTGGTTTTTCAGCGATTCAGCTTCCTCGAAGGGATAGAACCCGATCAGATCAGGGTCTTGCACTAGCTCCGCACAGTGGGCTTGCCAACGTAAGAAGCCGATCGCGCCAGGCGCGAGGAAGCGGCCCTCTTGCGGTGAGCCGGTCGGCTTCAGGACTCCCTGCTTGAGGACCACCGATTGCCCCTGGGTTACCGATGCGATCAGCTTTTTTGAACCCGGCCCTCGGGCATCTACCTGACCGTCGAAAACATGCAACTCGTTCGCCCCGGACTTTTGATCGACGGCGACTCCGAATTCGGTCCCGAGATCCTCGTAATCCATTCCCGGCGTCGCAACGGTGAAACCCTTCGCCGCCGGCGGGGCGATCGCTCGAATCGCACCATCATGGAGCGTCAGGCGGAGGGCATTATCGATCCGAAAGGCAGCCGGAGACTTCATCAGGATATCGGCACCATTTTCAAATCGGAGATGGATCGCCCCTTTCGTAAGGCGATACTCCCCGGAATCGAACTTGACGTTATCGGGGCCGAAGCCGTCTTCAAACTTGGCGTCGGCCTCATCGACGAGCAGCCCCAGAAATCGTTCGGCCTGCGGCGGCGACTTGGGGTCGACGACCGGCGAAGTGTATTGCTTACCGAACAGCACGAACGCAAGAACCGCGGCAATGCCCCAAGGAATGATGACCTGAATTCGTAAGCCATGTGCGCCGATCACAGGTCTCAATGTCGCTTTCGGTTCATTACTCGTCTCCAACGATCGCGGCGCAGTCCGCGGCCCCGAAGCGGAAATGAATCCATACGGTTCGCCGAGCCGCGATTGATTTGCGACGGACGCCGCCGTCGCCAAGTCGATCAGCCCCTCGTCGATCGTTGCGCGACGACGCAACTTAGCGCGGGCTTCGGGATCGTCTCTCAGCAATTGCTGAAGCAATTCGCCTTGCTCGGGCGTCAGGCTTCCATCGAGATAACCGTCGATCAGATCGCTAGTGGTATCGTTCATACGGCCGGGTCGCTCCGTTGCTCGAGTTGGCGCTGGATACACGCTTCGAGTTCCTGACGAATACGCCTCAACAGCTGATACATCGCATCGGGCTTCTTACCACGTTGCCGAGCCAAAGCATTGATCGATACGCCGGGGGTGTATGCCTCGATTACGAAATCTCGCCGCTCCCGCGGTAGTTTCTCGAGGCAACCTTCGAGTTGTGCGATTTGTTGCGACCTCAACGACAATTCTTCTTCACCTTCTTTGCACAGTTGCTCGATCACATCCTCGTCGAGCACAAACCGGTCCCGGGCCAAGCCCCGGCGGAATTTCATGATCTCGAACCGGGAGATCACGCAGACCCAGCGGGCGAAGTCGGCGTCCGCCTGCTTGAGTTCGTGAAACTTCTTCCATGCGATCAGACTGACGTTCTGCATCACCTCGGCGACGTCGTAGGACGAAGGGAGCGAGGCCCGAATAAAGGCGCGTATCTCGGGTTCATGCTTCGTCAGCAACTGGACGAAGCGGCCTTCGCTCTGCGGGTGGGTTGGATCTGAGTCTGACATAATGCCTCGTCTTATCACTCCCGCTCGTGCCGAAGTCTGATGCGAAAAATGACTTTCTCATCAAAAGTCGGGAAAGTCCCGCAGACGCGGCTTGCCCAAATCCTTTCCAACGAACCGGTAGGTAATCGCCGCCGAGGCGGCGCAAAGCAAAATCTATGCCCAGTCGCCTAGCCTCATTGACGTCCGCGCGGATCCACGCCGGCCCCGCCGTTTGGGGAGTCTTTTGAGCAAATATTCATTGCTGGTTCACGGTGAACTCCGCGACTTTCGATAAGAAAGCCGTTTTTGCACATCAGGAATCGGCACGAGCGGGAGTGATAAGGCGAGGCGTTATCTCAATCTTCCAACCGAGCACCCCGAAGTTGTCGCGCAGCTGACAACCGACCCAGGCCATTGCTGCAAGCAGCGAAAAACTAATGTTTGCTACCGGAAGCTTTCTCCCGCCGAAAAAATCCCTGCGTTTGTCCCCATGAAACCATCCCTAATCTTCCTGCTCCTCGTCCTCTGCGCCGTGGCCACGTCGGCAAATGCGCAGACGAAACCGAACGTCCTGCTCATCGTCGCCGACGACCTCGGCCTGCAACTGTCTTGTTATGGCGACAAACATATCCGCACGCCGAACATCGACGCGCTGGCTGCTTCCGGTGCTCGATTCAAAACCGCGTACGTCGCGCAGGCCTCCTGCAGCCCGTCACGAACCTCGATCTTCACGGGGCTGTTTCCGCATACCCACGGCCACATCGGATTGGCGAAGCCGAACAATCCCCCGCTGCGCGAGGAATTCCGC encodes the following:
- a CDS encoding sialate O-acetylesterase, whose amino-acid sequence is MKQSVTFLTTCLLLYAHAFATAAEDGKHLFILSGQSNMKKLNPDISFTPTVEAAFGKENVIVVKDAQNGKPIALWYKAWKSPEGHPPKTVGGLYNRLMGSVNVAIQGKNIKTVTFVWMQGESDTNPDLSGDYEVSLKGLIEQLRTDMGRQDINVVIGRLSDFQTDDENPNWMVVRKTQMAVAEADPRGAWVDTDDLNNDKGTVGADGKLIKDVHYTTEGFRLLGERFAKKAIELIKKPNKTSP
- a CDS encoding LamG domain-containing protein → MNDTTSDLIDGYLDGSLTPEQGELLQQLLRDDPEARAKLRRRATIDEGLIDLATAASVANQSRLGEPYGFISASGPRTAPRSLETSNEPKATLRPVIGAHGLRIQVIIPWGIAAVLAFVLFGKQYTSPVVDPKSPPQAERFLGLLVDEADAKFEDGFGPDNVKFDSGEYRLTKGAIHLRFENGADILMKSPAAFRIDNALRLTLHDGAIRAIAPPAAKGFTVATPGMDYEDLGTEFGVAVDQKSGANELHVFDGQVDARGPGSKKLIASVTQGQSVVLKQGVLKPTGSPQEGRFLAPGAIGFLRWQAHCAELVQDPDLIGFYPFEEAESLKNHAAHPVASDGRIEGARWTSSRWPGKSALLFDRDDDFVRLTIPGEYEEFTIAFWVNVDRLDYEYNALLNSDRFDSGDLHFQINRRGQVWANVNGRPPSARAAMGNPLQFGKWQHVVGVVSIAEKKHRTYVNGDLMGEQACPADVRVAPGECRLGNWLAITDWHHVPKRAFKGRMDEVAIWKRSLTSQEIKVQYEAGRPSLLDK
- a CDS encoding sigma-70 family RNA polymerase sigma factor produces the protein MSDSDPTHPQSEGRFVQLLTKHEPEIRAFIRASLPSSYDVAEVMQNVSLIAWKKFHELKQADADFARWVCVISRFEIMKFRRGLARDRFVLDEDVIEQLCKEGEEELSLRSQQIAQLEGCLEKLPRERRDFVIEAYTPGVSINALARQRGKKPDAMYQLLRRIRQELEACIQRQLEQRSDPAV